From a region of the Bradyrhizobium diazoefficiens genome:
- a CDS encoding HigA family addiction module antitoxin, protein MLMTKRKPATVGEILTEEFMKPIGLTQGALAEAMGVQRKHVNELCNDRRNVTAATALILARVFGNSPDFWLNVQRRTDLWEAMHSARDRKRIERARPLTSAA, encoded by the coding sequence ATGCTGATGACGAAACGCAAGCCGGCTACGGTCGGCGAAATCCTCACCGAGGAATTCATGAAGCCGATCGGCCTGACCCAGGGCGCGTTGGCCGAGGCCATGGGCGTGCAGCGCAAGCACGTCAACGAACTCTGCAACGACCGCCGCAACGTCACCGCGGCCACCGCGCTGATTCTGGCCCGCGTCTTCGGCAACAGTCCGGACTTCTGGCTGAACGTGCAGCGGCGAACCGATCTGTGGGAGGCGATGCACTCAGCGCGCGATCGCAAGCGGATCGAACGGGCGCGACCGCTGACCTCGGCGGCGTGA
- a CDS encoding Spy/CpxP family protein refolding chaperone, translating into MSGRTRLTLAGATLVIAAVLLPNKAEAQFGLRGGPLGVARFAVGHMLGLSRLRHSRMAVRGSRYRSAALRSHDPRGAERGKPPNPYMLRAALTAQAALAGWHGGRRPQGWWRHPDGSYGWVGPVFWPFAHDDITNAVIFSDATSLSLYGYGDIHAAIFAPYAATELAAYAVPQGRRARRVPAAETLCDASDTGGLPVERIAGAVQPNELQRTALDELASAWNAARDTIRAACPAQVPATAAERLGLMRERLEAMIKAIDAVAPPLAKFADLLDDHQKAKLEALSRDRRAALASVQRKDAQAAAACEPDYDPRYDEKAQRQYEQLVQQQWPAAEIASTLHLDDVARARLDVLQDTTLRTMQTLSACPAKSPATPQARLAAVKARLEAMLQAVNGVADALDDFEFDLSDEQKAGFEAIGPKRGA; encoded by the coding sequence ATGTCGGGACGCACGAGACTGACGTTGGCCGGCGCGACCCTCGTGATTGCGGCAGTGCTGTTGCCGAATAAAGCCGAGGCGCAATTCGGATTGCGCGGCGGTCCGCTCGGCGTTGCACGTTTCGCCGTCGGCCACATGCTGGGCCTGTCGCGCCTTCGCCATTCTCGCATGGCGGTGCGCGGCAGCCGATACCGCTCAGCCGCGCTGAGGTCGCACGATCCCCGTGGCGCCGAGCGCGGCAAGCCACCCAACCCCTATATGCTGCGCGCGGCGCTCACGGCACAGGCTGCGCTGGCGGGCTGGCATGGCGGTCGGCGCCCGCAGGGCTGGTGGCGCCATCCCGACGGCAGCTACGGCTGGGTCGGCCCGGTGTTCTGGCCGTTCGCGCATGACGACATCACCAATGCCGTCATCTTCAGCGATGCCACCAGCCTCTCGCTCTATGGCTACGGCGACATCCATGCCGCGATCTTCGCACCCTATGCGGCGACCGAGCTCGCCGCCTACGCGGTGCCGCAAGGCCGGCGTGCGCGGCGGGTCCCGGCCGCCGAGACCCTCTGCGACGCCAGCGACACCGGCGGCTTGCCGGTCGAACGCATTGCTGGCGCCGTGCAGCCGAACGAGCTGCAGCGCACCGCGCTCGACGAGCTCGCATCCGCCTGGAATGCCGCACGCGACACCATCCGCGCCGCCTGCCCGGCGCAAGTCCCTGCCACGGCCGCCGAGCGCCTCGGCCTGATGCGCGAGCGGCTCGAAGCCATGATCAAGGCAATCGACGCGGTCGCGCCGCCGCTGGCGAAATTCGCAGATCTCCTCGATGACCACCAGAAAGCGAAGCTCGAGGCGCTCTCCCGGGACCGTCGCGCCGCGCTTGCGTCCGTGCAGCGCAAGGATGCGCAGGCGGCCGCCGCCTGCGAGCCGGACTACGATCCCCGCTATGACGAAAAGGCGCAGCGTCAGTATGAGCAGCTCGTGCAGCAGCAATGGCCCGCCGCCGAGATCGCTTCCACGCTTCACCTCGACGATGTCGCCCGCGCCCGCCTCGATGTGCTCCAGGACACCACGCTGCGCACGATGCAGACGCTGAGTGCCTGTCCCGCGAAGAGCCCGGCGACCCCGCAGGCCCGCCTCGCCGCCGTGAAGGCGCGGCTGGAGGCGATGCTGCAAGCGGTGAACGGCGTTGCCGACGCGCTCGACGATTTTGAGTTTGACCTGAGCGACGAGCAGAAGGCGGGCTTCGAGGCGATCGGACCGAAGCGCGGGGCGTGA
- a CDS encoding LysM peptidoglycan-binding domain-containing protein, translating into MMTLSKAFIAFCLLALVGTVLVIGPTELRRLLPGEIRTVVAAKPEARIESKADPKIDLKAELKVEAKADLKPEPKPDEPKPEQLKPEQPKLASAPPAPAAVPAPEPKAGAVVESQKQVTAALSDLAPVKPPPAVADTGPRFDVARVDEHGEAAVIAGQAAPGAKVELLRDGKALDTVVADASGQFVMTPPQLPAGSYELTLRARAPDGTVTQSGRTMAVTIAEAAPPPATKQEAGQETKQAGKADDKSDAVASLPSASPRLASVPDRRAPRPKSAGAPKPRVLARAPAATAVASASPADVLHAAAAEAGGSRVISRGDSLWALSRLAYGDGARYAVIFNANRDKIHDPNLIYPGQTFVMPQKAE; encoded by the coding sequence ATGATGACCCTATCCAAGGCTTTCATTGCTTTCTGCCTGCTGGCGCTGGTCGGCACGGTGCTGGTGATCGGCCCGACCGAGCTGCGCCGCCTGCTGCCCGGCGAAATCAGGACCGTCGTTGCCGCCAAGCCGGAGGCCAGGATCGAATCCAAGGCCGACCCCAAGATCGACCTCAAGGCCGAACTTAAAGTCGAGGCCAAGGCTGACCTCAAGCCGGAGCCGAAGCCGGACGAGCCCAAACCGGAGCAGCTCAAGCCCGAACAGCCGAAGCTTGCCAGTGCGCCACCTGCGCCGGCAGCGGTTCCAGCCCCCGAGCCGAAGGCGGGCGCGGTGGTTGAGAGCCAGAAGCAGGTCACGGCTGCGCTCTCCGATCTGGCGCCGGTCAAGCCGCCCCCGGCGGTCGCCGACACCGGCCCCCGTTTCGACGTGGCCCGGGTCGACGAGCACGGCGAGGCGGCGGTGATCGCCGGTCAGGCCGCGCCCGGTGCAAAGGTCGAGCTGCTGCGCGACGGCAAGGCGCTCGATACCGTGGTCGCCGACGCCTCGGGCCAGTTCGTGATGACCCCGCCGCAGCTTCCCGCCGGTTCCTATGAATTGACGCTCCGGGCCAGGGCGCCGGATGGCACGGTCACGCAGTCCGGCCGGACCATGGCGGTGACCATCGCCGAGGCGGCGCCGCCGCCGGCCACAAAACAAGAAGCAGGACAAGAGACGAAGCAGGCCGGGAAGGCCGATGACAAATCGGATGCGGTGGCCTCCCTGCCGTCGGCCTCGCCGCGCCTGGCTTCAGTGCCCGACAGGCGCGCGCCCCGGCCGAAATCGGCCGGCGCGCCAAAGCCCAGGGTCCTGGCGCGGGCGCCTGCCGCCACGGCGGTTGCATCGGCCTCACCGGCAGACGTGCTCCACGCCGCAGCGGCGGAGGCAGGCGGCAGCCGGGTGATTTCCCGCGGCGACAGCCTGTGGGCGCTCAGCCGGCTCGCCTATGGCGACGGCGCCCGCTACGCCGTGATCTTCAACGCCAACCGCGACAAGATCCACGACCCCAATCTGATCTATCCCGGCCAGACGTTCGTGATGCCGCAGAAGGCGGAGTGA